ACGCGAAATACAGTAGTGTTCACGGAAATGAAAATTGTCCCTGGAACACAAGGGGGACTCAAATTGAGACATAATGTGAGTTGTCATGGTTGCCTCCTCTCTTcgtttcaaaaagaaaatgattgtttCACAGGATTTGTCAGTTATGTGatgtttactttgaaattcataTCCCTCAGTGCCTCCGAGTCAGTGCCTCACTTGGTGTgttctctgtttttttcattattcttttACTTTCTCCTTTCACACATCACTGTTTAGATGATCCTGCATCACCGGAGGAGAACGTGGCTACAGAGGCCCCAGTCCCCATGGCAGCAGTTCCAGAGGTCGACGGAGAACCTGGCGAGGAAACCGACGACATGACAAAGGTGAGCAGGGGGCTCACTGTGTGAAACGATTTGTAACAACTTACCTTGAAAGAGACTGGGTCATATGAAGGTAAACATAGGTTATTTATAGAAACTGCAACACTTCTCTGTGTTTAGCACTTGTGTTCAACTCAAACGACTGGCTAGCCAGGAGTGTTGCCAGAGGGTTTGACCTTTAACATAGTGAATACATATCTATAAACCCTGGCAGCTCCCTGATCTCCTGTTCAGCTTTGAGTGAATTATTCAGTGTGGAACGCTGCTGGGCAAAGTCATACTGTCATCTAGTCAAACTCACTGAGGTCTGGAGAAAACTACATCCCTAAATGCCATTTGATAAGCTGATCCATTTAAGCAGACTGAAACAtttctgactcatttttgtgtttggttGGATGTGGAGGGTTAGGGTCTTAAAAAGTCTAAGCACCTGAAGTCCGACTTAACTGTGGAAGTCTTGAGATTTACTTATCTGGATAATTTCATAATACAAATGCACTTTTAAGAAAGTACATCTTTTGCCAAATACAGGACATACCACCAACGACAAGTGCTTCTGAGCCGGATGCTGAGGTGGCGCCTGCAGGTGGAGACAcagaaccagcagctcctgcagatGATATAAcagaaccagcagctcctgcagatGATATAAcagaaccagcagctcctgaagAGGATAAAAcagaaccagcagctcctgcaggaGATATAACAGAACCAGCAGCTCCCGAGGAAGATAAAAcagaaccagcagctcctgcaggaGATATAAcagaaccagcagctcctgaagAAGATAAAAcagaaccagcagctcctaCAGAAGATACAAAGGAACCAGAAGCTACGGAAGAAGATAAAAcagaaccagcagctcctaCAGAAGATACAGAGGAACCAGAAGCTACGGAAGAAGATAAAAcagaaccagcagctcctgcagagGATATCACAGAACCAGCAGCTACGGAAGAAGGTAAAACAGAACCAGCACCTCCTGCAGATGATATCACAGAACCAGAAGCTACTGAAGAAGGTAAAACagaaccagcagctccagcagaaGAACTAGCAACTACAGCAGCTGGGGACACAGAAGCAGCTGCAACAACAGCAGgtaatcaatttaaaaacataaattgaCAATGATGAAGGAGCTAAACTTAACATTTTGTGTGCAAATTTCATAATCGTTCTTTCCTCACTGAAACCTACCCTGCATGTTGATCCCAGAATGATTCTTTGTTCATTGTTGCTGTGCAGTGTTTTAATCAAGCACATATTTTTATAGTGCAGTCACAGTgaatacaaaaaaatcattcaatCAGTTTGCAGTTTCTAGTCTCTGCCGCAATgtccactgctttatctcagCTTGTATCATACCCTCCAGTTCCACCAGGAATATCCATATTCACAATGAAACGCAACAGGTATAAACATATTA
This genomic interval from Solea solea chromosome 2, fSolSol10.1, whole genome shotgun sequence contains the following:
- the si:ch211-39i22.1 gene encoding proteoglycan 4, with the protein product MMSYLWILLLGSLLATGAKAQDDPASPEENVATEAPVPMAAVPEVDGEPGEETDDMTKDIPPTTSASEPDAEVAPAGGDTEPAAPADDITEPAAPADDITEPAAPEEDKTEPAAPAGDITEPAAPEEDKTEPAAPAGDITEPAAPEEDKTEPAAPTEDTKEPEATEEDKTEPAAPTEDTEEPEATEEDKTEPAAPAEDITEPAATEEGKTEPAPPADDITEPEATEEGKTEPAAPAEELATTAAGDTEAAATTAEPAADPETEQPAVNVEEETTADPDTTSAPVANGHDDVAKAGTDVADDKEEEPTEMANDTNSFSIDEKIIVPKGRTGVHAQFPTGNEEIAAPEVNAAHVAGSSANDDQKTKEASSSSVAGVVCGIAVAAVGAVAGYFTYQKKKLCFKESQEADPEAARKADTAEAQSDPQVLSNLLNSS